The DNA region CGCGGCGATCGCCCGGGCCACCGACACGTCCGCCGTGTCGAGCGACAGGTTCCAGGCGATGAGGAACGGCCGCGCACCGATGATGGCCGCCCCGAGCCGCGGGTGCGGGCGGGCCGGGCCGAAGTCGGGCACGAAGGCCGGATCGGCGAGCTTGCCCGACAGCCCCTCGTACTCGCCGCGGCGCAGCAGGGGCAGCGCCCGTCGCGACGGGTCGAAGGCGGCGGCCTCGTACATGAACACGGGGACGTCGAGGTCGTGGGCCAGCGTCGCGCCGACGCGACGGGCGAGTGCGGCGCAGCGCGCCAGCGATACGCCGCGCACCGGCACGAAGGGACAGACGTCGAGCGCGCCGACGCGCGGGTGGGCGCCGTGCTGCCGGCGCATGTCGACGTGCGCCGCCACGGCGTGACCGAGCGCGATGGCCCCGTCGGCGACGGCCTCGGGCGGGCCGGCAAAGGTGAACACCGTCCGGTGTGCGTCGTGGCCCGGGTCGACGTGCAGCAGGCGCACGGAGGGGACGGTCCGGATCGATGCGGCAAGGGCCGCGATCACGGCTCGATCGCGGCCCTCGGAGA from Luteitalea sp. TBR-22 includes:
- the ftcD gene encoding glutamate formimidoyltransferase; the protein is MPDDPIVECVPNVSEGRDRAVIAALAASIRTVPSVRLLHVDPGHDAHRTVFTFAGPPEAVADGAIALGHAVAAHVDMRRQHGAHPRVGALDVCPFVPVRGVSLARCAALARRVGATLAHDLDVPVFMYEAAAFDPSRRALPLLRRGEYEGLSGKLADPAFVPDFGPARPHPRLGAAIIGARPFLIAWNLSLDTADVSVARAIAAQVRESGRVTLDADGRPVRQPGRLRAVRAVGWGMPAYGHAQVSLNVLDFRVTPLHVAYRAVAEQAAVVGARVIGSELIGLVPLEALREAGRASIGAAAGTLPDAALVDAAIEALGLGAVTAFDPSTRVLEWALQGQGAAPHRAVDR